AGCTTGAAGGCGTCGCTGCGGATCTCGATGACGTTGTTCACCAGGGCGCACATGGCGGCCAGGGGGAAGGCGGAGGAGAAGAGCACCACGTAGCCGAACTGGATGAACATCTCCTGGTAGTCCTGGAAGGTGTcctggggaggaagaagaggaagaggaggaggaggaggaggaaggcattGCAGCGGGGCTTGGGGAGGATGCCCCCCATGCCCTGCCGGAGCTCACCTCGTACTTCTTCATGCAGCTCTCCACCTCCGCCTGCGTCAGCTGCGTGGAGTAATCCTCCTCGGGCGGGTCGATCCAGGAGGCTCGGTTCCGCTTGCGCCCTTCCtcctcgccctcctcctcctccctgctctcgGCCGCCCTCCTCCTCCGACCTCCCCGCAGGACGGCGACCGGCTCAGCTGCCTTGACCGGGCTTCCCGGGGGGCCTTCGgcctcatcctcatcctcgcCCAGCTCGAAGACGGAGGCGGGGTCCATGCCCTTCTCCACCATGGTGGGGCTGCCCTCCTCCAGGAAACTCTCGTCCTCGGGGCCGCCGGGCTCCGTGCCGCGCCGCTCGGCCTTCTCGATGAAGCTCACCTTCTTCAGCTTCAACCCGCAGTCCAGGGCGCTCTCGTCCTCCGAATCCGACTCGCGccgctcttcctcctcctcctcctcctccggcaccccgcagcccccgttCAGACACTTCTTCTCGCCCCGCGACCCCtcgggggctgccccggggaCTGGGGGGACTCGGGGACGGGCGAGCAGGCGGAGGACGGCGTGGGCGACCTCGCGGAGGCTGCGGAGGCTGAGGTCCCCCCGGCGCAGCCGGCGGTAGAGGTGGGGCTGCGACACCTCCTTGACGTTCTGCAGGAACTGGCGGGTGAtgagcagcgtggccagcatCTGCGTGGGGACACCGGGCAACCCGCTGTCACCCCGGGGTGCCAGCGCCCGGGTGTCCCCCTCCCGCGCCCCCATCGCCGCGGGGTCCCCGCTCCTCCCCGTGGCCACGCCGCtggagaggggggggggcacctaAAGCGGTGCCCCCCTCACCCCAGTAACACCGAGCTCGCCGGCCTCGTGCGGGCCACCGTGGTGGGGACGGGACCCCCGGGGGCTGGGGTgcgtggggggggggtcgggggtGGCATGCACGgccccccgccctccccgctCCTACTTTGGATACTCCCAGTCTCCAGCAAAAGCCCAGGAGGCCCTTAAGGAAGATGAGGGagaggtggaggtggaggaagaTGAAGGGGAGGAGAGCCTCTTTGAGCTGACGCATGAGGCtttgggagagagagaagatgaGCAGGAGCTGTGGAAGGGACAGaaggacggacagacagacagacagagagagaCCCGTGAGCGGTGACGCAGCATGCGGGGACAGCAGGAGGGGGGGGACGGGtgcgggtgctgctggctcGAGGACGTCCGTCTGTCCATCCGAGGGCATcggggaggttttttttttttttgggggggtggggggtccTCGCCGGCCCCGTGCGCTGCCTCCTTACCTCCTTGAGCCGCTCCATGTCTTTGAGGTAGAAACCGATGTAGAAAAGACTTAGGTATGAATTTACAAACTGAAACtgggggggagagagggcagGGTGAGCGCGGGGCGGCCGCCGGGACCCTCgtctgtgccccccccctctccccatccACCCCCTTACCAGGACGATTTTGATGATGAGGTGTTTCTCGTAGGCACTCTGCAGGCGGTAGTTCTCTGCGGAGCCGAGGGGGTGagtttttggggggggggtccccgcgtCCAACCCCgccgccgtgccccccccccccaaattgcCCCCGGCCCCCACGCACCCATGTCGTTCAGCCAGTAGGCGATCTTCTTGTAAACCTCGTCGCAGGTCGTGACGATGACGGCCAGGACGATTTTGGGCAGGAAGCGGATGATGCGGGGCAGCTCCTTGATGCTCAGCACAAACTCCTACGGGGATGGGGTCagcaaagaggggaaaaggggggggttGTGTGGAAGCCCCCCAGGTGCCGGGACGCAGTCTGGGACCCACCTGGAGCTGGAAGCAGCCCAGCATGACGAGGAAGACGAAGGAGAGGCAGGCGAGGCAGACGGGCAGGCTGACCAGGCACTGGAAGAGGAGGCGCTTCCACGGCGGGTAGTAGAACTCCTCCGCGCTGGTCACGGGGCTGATCCTCTTAATGCCctaattttttgggggggacagCAGCGTGTGACCCCAGTGCTGCCCTCGGGGGGACCTAGCTCAGACCCCCAGGAACAACCACAGACATCACGATGGTGCCAATTCTGCGCACCAGCCCCGGTGCCTCGAGTCCCCCTTGCGCACACAGGACCCGGAGGGACGGCGCTCAGCTCCATGGGGACCCCCTCCCCAAGGACCCCCCAAAAAGTGCTCACCCTGAACTGGGGCCGGGGCTCTTCGATGGACTCGGCGGGGGTGTCCAGCGTCCCCCACTTGTAGGCGAACTCGGCCCCGCGGCGCTTCCACTCCTCCAGGAAGAGCGTGGCCCAGATGACGTTGAAGATGGCAAAGACCACGCAGCAAATGTCCTGGCTGGTCTGCGGGGCGGAGGGCACCCACCGCACCGGGGTCagtcccctcctgtccccacaacccccccagctcagcccccacCCCATCCGGTGGTCCTGGGGAGCCTCCTAGACCCCGATCCCACTGCCCTGAGGGCTCGGGATGCGGTTAAGCAGCTGATGGGATTAGGAGCCTCCCAGCTCCGCAGCAATTAGGGCATTAAAGCATCAAAGGGAAAGGCTGGAGCGGGGAGGGAGACGTCCCCAAAAAAGCTGGGATTTGCCCCATTTCCCAGCCTCCTCGCACCTGGTCGCTCTCGGTGAAGGTGTAGAGGATGGAGCCGAAGACGGCGGGGTACACCATGGCCGAGGTGTAGAAGCCGAGCCAGGCGAAGTACATGGCGATCTTCACGCCGAAGTAGTCGCAGATCTCATCtacgggggccgggggggggtggtgagcggggccgggacccccATAACCCACCCCAGGACCCTCTGCCGGTGCCTCACCGAGCGGCTGAGCCTCGCAGATCGCCTGCACCCAGGACTTCATGAGCCGCTTGAGGATCCTCTGCTCGTGCAGCGGGAAGACCTGCTGGATGACGCCGCGGGCCGCCAGCTCCGGGACTGCGCCGCGGGGACAGGGGGTGAGGCGTGGGGACgctgctgtccccccccccctcaccccggGTCCCCAAAATGTGTCCCCAGCCAGGCCTGGCACGGCGAGGTTTGGGGTAGGGATAACGGGAAGGGTGGGCTTGGGGTGATGGAGGAAGATTGGGGCTCGGTGCCCAACCCTGGCCACGGCACGGCGTGCGCACCGCGTGCCCGCTGTCACCCCGTTTGTCACCCTGTTTGTCACCCTGTTTGTTTGTCACCCCGGGGACCCTCTGGGGGTGAGATGTGGCACAGCTGGGATGTGGGGAGGtggctggggggaggggggggtggccgtgccgtgccgtaCTCACTGATGGGCTGCCCCTCGAGGAAGTGGATGTTGTGCAGCGCCTCGCCCTGCTTGGCGCGCAGGTTCTCCAGCCAGTACCTGATGATGTTTTGCCGTTCCTGCGGCACCGCAGCGGGGTGAGCCCGGGGGTGAgcccccctgcccggcccccaGCGCCCCTCCTGTGACACCCGTGTCCCCCTGTgcatcccctccccaccccttgcCCTCTCCTGTCCCCTCTGGACCTCTCTTGTCCCCAACTTGGGGGTGTTTAACCTGGTCCCCAGCTGGGCCAGGGGGTCTCCAATCCCCTTTTTcacatggggatggggagatgACTCGTGTCCCTGCCCCACATCCACGTGTCCCTGCCCCAAATCCATGTGTCCCTGCCCCAATTCCCTATGTCCCTGCCCCATGTCCCCAAGTCCCTGCCCCCCGGCCCTCGCCCCTGAGTGCCCCACCTGAGAGGTGAAGAAGTAAAGCTCGTTCTCGATGTTCTCGTAGATGTAATCCTCCTCGCAGGAGAAGCTCCGCATGCCCCCGCCGAACTCGGCTTTCACCGGCTTCCGCAGCCCGATCTCGTCGGCCCCacgcaggaggctgcagggagcgggGACACGGCCGGGGACGTGGCTGAGGGCGCTGAGGGGGGACTGGGGGGTTGCACCCAGGGCCGGGGACGTGGCCGGGAGCCTACCTCTCGTAGGTGGCGGTGACAAAGAAGGCGTAGACGCGGGTGTGCTTGTGGTGCCGGACCTGCACGATGAGCTCGGGGATGCCCAGGCGGATGTGGTTGAGCAGCCAGAGCAGCGTGTGGTCGTCCGTGGTGTCTGGGGGCGCACGGCGCCGCTCGCACCGGCCCACGcttgtccccgtgtcccccatccccgtccctccccatgtccccaccgCGGGTACGGGGCTGTGAGGAGCTCCGGGTGCCATCGGACCCCTcctcacctccccccctccccaaagccgAAGCAGCAGCGGGCACCCCACGCATCTCCCTACCCGGGAAGGTCATCAGCACGTCGCAGTTCTCCGTGGGCACCGTCTTCATCCAGGCTTTGTGGGACATGATGTAGCGCCCGGCTTGGAGCAGCCGCTTCCCAAAAAGCTTGTCTGCCGGGGGGGGGACAAGGGGGTGAACGGCTGCGGGCACCCCCAGGCCTCCCCCCCACCTCGACCCGGATCCGGACCCCGAATCAACAATGATTCAGCTGCTGGCACAAACAAGGGGACAGGGACCCCGGTGTGTCCCCAGCGGTGGCCGTGCCAGCGGGTCGCAGTGAGGTGACGCCGGCCCCGGCTCAGGTTTCTCCTCCGGCAGCTCCCAATGCCCGAAAAAGCCCCGACAGCTGccggggaggaggcggcggtggCGCAACCTGGCAGGGTCGGGATCCCCGGTGCCACCCTgggtgtcccccccaccccccaccccgtGCTCACCTCTGCCCGCGGCCCCTCGGTGAGGCCGGGCTCCGGCAGGGCCGCGGCGCCGGGAGATGGAAAATGGCAGGAAAAATGGGGAGAGCGAAAAAGCAGCCGGTCTCCATGGAAACCCGGAGAGGCCCCGTGCCGCTGCGAAGAGCGGGGATGGGGACGGTCCCCAGGGTCCCCTTGTCACCCCCCGGCTGGGGCTTTTGTAGGGACACAGCCCCCGTCCTGCTCTGGGGTGGCCGTGCCATGGAGGCTCGCTGTCCCCATGCCCGGTGCCCCCATCGCCTCTCTCACACTGGACTGGGACCCGGCGCATCCCAAACCggcagggagggcaggacgAGGCCCCCACGGTGCCATCAGGTCCCCCCCCGCACGCCAGCAGCACCCGGCCacctccgtgcctcagtttccccctgCTGAGCCAGGGCGCAGGGGATGTCACaacagccagccccagggctgggaaggTCCCGGGGCACAGGAAATCCTGCTGGCACCGGGCACGCCGGCCCCAAAAAACAGGAAATGCCGGACCTGCTCCGGACCTGCTCCGGACTTGCTCCATCCCAACGGATGCGCCCCAGCTCCGGGCTCCCCGTCCCAAAACAAAGCAGGGCCCCAGCGCTGGCTGAGACCCGACAAACTCATCTCCCCCGCTGCCGGCGGCTCCGGGTGGGCAGGGGCCGAGCTGAAAAGCCGCCCTGTGCCCGCACCGTGGGCGAAAGAGCAGGACGGCTCCGGGCcgctcggcacggctcggcacggctcggcacggctcgcCCGACACCCCCGGGGGCACCCCGGGGGCACCCCTCGCCCACCCCGCACGCAGAAAACGCCCTCGCGGCGGCGAGGCAGGGCCTGGCCGAGCACAAACCCGGCATTGtgggtgctggcacagctgtaGGGCCGCGAGGGTGCCGGGAGGGAGACGCTTCGGGTGTGGGGATGGGGGTGTCCCCGCGGGGTCCCCAAGCTCTGCTCCGTGCAGGCACCCTGCCCGTCACACtgcgaccccccccccccagcctgagTGGGACCCCCGCTCTGCTCCGGCATGGGTGGTGACGAGCACCCATCCTGCTCggctgggggtgctgaggcTCCCAGAGGGCCACCAGCCGGCTGAATTATTTACGCCCCGCACGGGGAGCTGAAATCCTAGCTGGGAGAGCGgccggccggggagggggcaccgCACAGACACCCCAATAcacgcgtgtgtgtgtgcgtgagCCCCCACGTGTGCAAGGCCACGACAGCGCCCCGCTTCGCACCGCGAGGCCCCCAGAAAAGTGTGAGCCCCCCCCCTGCATCCCGAGGAGCTGCGGGATGGGGGGCGCGGGGACCCCAAAGCTGGGCTCGGCCGCTCGGGGCGCAGCggggctcctcctgcccaaGGTCACTGGAAGAGAAGTGGAGGAGCCGCAGGGGGGTCCTGAGCGCGGGTCCTGTCCCCCTGACcatggggaggggggtggggggacaccGCATTGACCCCCCCCCTCTGGGCACGGGGCCGTCCCTGCCCCACGTCCCCTCCCGGTGCCACCGGTGCCACCGCCGGCAGAGCCACCGAGCCTGCGGGGCCGCCGCTGTCCCTCGCTCCCCGCTTGTCCCCGCGGCCACCCGCTCACCTTGGGGTAAGGTCACCGGAGCCGCAGGGCTCTGGGGACCCCAAAATCCTTCCctacacccccccccccccgtgaaACCTGCGGCCGCTCGGGGCAGAGGCGGGCGTCATTTGGAGGCCGGACCTGCCTGCtgcgagggggggggggcacaaagtGGGTCACGCTCCCCCCCCCGTGCCGCCCCGTGTCCCAGCCTGGCCACGTCCTCGGTGCTGTCACCTGCTTGGGGGGGGCAAAGGGGGGGGCACGCgttctcctgcagccccctccccaccttgGGGACCCGCTGGCAGAGCCCTCGTCCTGCACCCGCTGCCCTTGGGGCGCACGGACCCcatctggggggggggcacggaaCTGGCAAGGGGGGACAAAAGGACCTCcacggcgggggggggggggacacgcaTGGCATGGGGGTGACCCAGctgccctgggggggggcaTTGATCAATTGATAAATCCTCGGGCGCGCAGCCCCCTGAATGCGCCCTGtcctggtggggggggggggcgcaccGAGCGGTccgggtttggggggggggggggggggggcgcgcaTCCATCCCAAACCCCAAACAGCCAGGAGAAGgcgaggagggggggggggggtgcgggcAGCACGGAGCCGTGCTGGGACCACCACGACCCCCCCCGGGCTGGCACAAAAAGAGGTGGGGGGGGGATAAaaccacctcccccccccctcctcgaGCGGCCCCGCCGCATTGAGCCGCAGGGAGCGGCCCCTTtccaccccccaaaacccagggGGGGGCCGACTCCTCCCGGTTccgtgcgccccccccccccctttttttttacgCATCCATCCCCGGTGCCACCTACCCAAAACGCCAGCGGGGGCCGGCGGCTCCGTTCGTTCGTCGGCTGCCGGGGGGGGCCTCCGGGGGGGCCGTTCGCCCTCTTGAGCTGCCGCCGGCGGCTCGGGCATggtggggggcaccggggggcgcggcgggggcaCGGCGGGGATCGGTGCATGGGGACCGCAGCGGCTTCGGTGCCTCCCGAAGCCTCCCgaagccgccgccgccgccgccgccgcgcccggccgggaggaggaggaggaggaggaggaggaggagggacaAAGGCGGCGGAGcgcagcgcccccccccccccccccctccaacccccccaACGCAGAGCAGGGGGACCCAGGAGTCCCTTcacacacccccccccctttttccatcaccccccccttccctctccatcACCCCCCCGGGGTGGAGAGGAGGGTGCGGAGcatccctgcccccccccaacccatccccagcacccccccaccccgcttggccccccccccacacacgaTGCCCCCTGCACCCCCGCATCGCCCCCCCTCCTGTGTAACCCCCCCCTccatcctcctgccccacatccCAGCCCCTCGattcgcccccccccccccagccccccaagCTGCCCCAcatccctgcccccccccccccccacctaacccgcccccccccggcacagTGCCCAGGCCCGGTTATTTCGGGTGGAGGCACGCAGGGAACCCGACCTGGGCCGTGCTGTCCCGCTGACATTTGGgagccctcccctgcccccccccaccccccaaaccAACCCCAATGACCCCCCCCGAAACCCCCGGAGTGTCACCGGGTGGGGAtcccgctgcagccccccccaggCACCCCCCATCCCTATGGCAGTGTGGGCATCAAGGTTTGGGGACCCCCATGGCTAGGTCTggcccccccctgcccccccagcTCTGAGCACCCGCGGTTATTTTGGGGCCGGCGCCGGGTGCCAGCGGTGACGCGGTGCCACCAGGAACCGTACCCAGCTGCCGCCGGGGCTCACGAGCTGGCTCCTTGCCCGAGCCAGGCCTGGccaccatccccatccccgtccccgtcccatTTttgagaccccccccccccgtggccTTGGAGCTGGAGCCGCTCCTcgctgctgcttcccctccgTTGGGCTCCTGGCCCCGTGTTCGTGGTCCATGGAGCACGGGGAGGGGATCCAGGGGGGGATCCAGAGGGGTTTGTAAAGCACGGGGGTGGTGCTGGTGGGCTGCAGCATCGCTGGGACTCCTGCGGTGCTCCTGCATCTCCTGCATCCCTCCCGCATCCCTCCTGTGTCCTCCTGCATTTCCTGCATCTCTTGCATCCAGCCTGCATCCCTGCCTCTATCATCCTGCATCTCCTGCATCCCTCTGTCTCTCCTGCGTCCCCTGAATCCCTGCCTCCAGCATCCAGCATCcttcctgcacctcctgcaTCTACACCTCCCTCATCCCGTGTCCCTCCTGCATCCCTGTCTCCATCAtcctgcacctcctgcacccACACCTCCCCCATCCTGCATCCCCCCCGTGTCTCTTCTGCATCTCCTGCATCCCCTAAACCCTGCCTCCATCCTCCTGcacccctcctgcacccccGCCTTGATCATCCCGCATCCCTCCTGCAACTCCCGTGTCCCTCCTGCACCCCTGCCTCTATCACCCTGAATCccccctgcacctcctgcaTCCCCTCCATCTCCTGCACCGCCTGCATCTCCTTCATATCTCCTTCATCCCCTGCATCCCTCCTGCATCCCCTCCATCTCCTGCATCCCTCCTGCATCTCTTGCACCCTGCCAGCATCCTTTGCCTCCATCCTTCTGCATCTCCTGCATCCCTCCTGCACCCCTGCCTTGATCACCCTGCATCCCCCCTGCATCCCCTTCACCTCCTGCATCTCCTTTGtccctcctgcaccccctgcaccccctcCATCCCCTGCACCCCCTCCACCTCCTGGGGGGGACCACCAGGGGGACCCCCGAGCTGTGGGGGACAGGACTGAGCCCCGGCAGCGCTGCTGGCCCGCTGGGGACCGGGAGGGACCGAGGGGGACCGAGGGGGACTGAGGGGGACCGGGGGGGACCCCCTCGGCCAGCCCCGCGCAGCGCCGTGCCCCACTCCGGGCGGCAGCGCTGGCGCCCGCACGGCTTCAGGCGGCTCCGCGTCATTCCCCGCCGCCGCCCAATCAGAAGCGGTATCTCGGCGTAAAGCCCGCCCTCCGGCCTGAGCGGGCCAATCGGATGGCGCGCACGGGCGCGGTGGGGCTCCCGCGCCGAGGCcgccgggaggggaggggaggaggaagaggaggagggggccggggggtgaTGGCGCTGCGCAGGGCGCTGAGCGCGGCGGGGGCGAGGTGGGGGCaccttggggggggggtggggggcattttggggggggTACCGGGAggaggggggcacggggagggggtgcgtggggagggggggctgggggggtgcaTATGGGGGGGGTGCATATGGGGGGGGTGCATATTGGGGGGGGTGCATTGGGGGGGGTGCATGGGGAGGGGGTGTATGGGGAGGGGGTGTCCGGGGGGGGTGCATGGGGGGGTGCATAGGGGGgtgcacggggagggggggtctGCAGGGAGAAAGGGGGTGCATGGGGGGGGTGCATGGGGAGGGGGTGCatggggggggcacgggggggtgCACGGGGACGGGGGGAGTTGGGGGGGGCTgtatggggctgggggtgcactgGGAAGGGGGGGTCTGCAGGGAGAAAGGGGGTGCACGGGGGGGTTGCATGGGGCAAGGGGGGCTTCGGGGGGggctgcacggggctggggggtgcattggggaaggggggggtcTGCAGGGGGAGGGGGTGGACGGGGGGGTTGCTTGGGGGGGATACATGGGAGGGGGGGTGCACGGGGGGGGCTGCACATAAGGGGGGGGCACGCTTAGGGCTGGGGGCCCTGCGGTTTGGGGGGGTgcatttggggagggggtgacCGCAGAGGTGGGTGTGcatggagggggggggatgGGAGGGGCACCCTTGGGGGTGGTGATGGAGGtgggggggcacccaggggctAGTGGGGGGTGCACAGGGAGGGGGCGCACCCCTggtggggcgggggggggtcAGTTTGCAAGAGGCAGGGGCGCACCCATACATAGGGCGAGGAGACTTGGGGGGGTGTCACACCCCTCTGCTCTATTTTGGGGTGTgcgtggggacccccccccaataTTTACGCCCCCCCAGCAGGTGGgcgcagcagcggctgtgctgcaCGGCGCGGGGGGGTGACACCATCTTCGCCGTGTCCTCCGGCCACGGGCGCTGCGGGGTGGCCGTCATCCGCACCAGCGGGCCGGGCAGCGGGGGGGCCCTAAAAAGCCTCACGGGGcgcccccagctgccccccccccgcgtCATGGCCCTGCGCCGCATCCGGGACCCCGCCACCGCCGAGCCCTTGGACCGCGGCCTCGTCGTCTGGTTCCCAGGTTAGGGGTTAAaggggggggtgtgggggggtgcCTGGCTGGTTTTGGGTGCTCACGGTGGGTTTTGGGTGCCTGGGGGGGTGTCTCGGTGCAtggaaagggttttttttgcgGGGggggctgggtgccccccaTGGCACGGTGCAGCCCCTCTTGGTGTCCCTGGCACTGTGGGGTTGGGGCTGTGTGGGGTCAACGCTGCCCCATTGTCCCCAACCCTAAGCTTGGCCTCTGGTggggggctccctgctgctccccctccccaaatccctaTGGGGATCCCTGGTGCTGTGGGTCTGGGCGCCTGGAAaggggtttttggggggggggtctgggtgCCCACcatggcacggcacagcccctCTTGGCATCCCCTAaactctgctgctggtggggggctccctgctgctccccctccccaaatccctttGGGGACCCCCGGTGCCACCCATTTGAGCTGTGCCCGGGGCTCCCCGCACCCCACAGGTCCCCACAGCTTCACGGGCGAGGACTGCGCCGAGCTGCACGTGCACGGCGGGCCGGCGGTGCTGAGCGGCGTGCTGCGGGCGCTGGGTGAGTTCCCCCGACCCCAACCCCAATCCCCTCGCGTCCTGCATCCCGGGGTGCTCCCCCAAGCTCGGGGCTCACCCGTCGGCCCCGTGGCAGGGCGCCTACCCGGGCTGCGCCCCGCCGAGCCGGGCGAATTCACGCGGCGAGCTTTCCACCGCGGCAAACTGGACCTGACGGCGGCCGAGGGGCTCGGGGACCTCATCCACGCCGAGACGGAGGCGCAGCGGCGCCAGGCGCTGAGGCAGATGGAGGGCGAGCTGGGGAGGCTCTACCAGCGCTGGAGCGAGACCCTCACCCAGGTAAAAgggggtgtttttggggtgggggggggtgtccGGGTGCTTGGGTTTTTCTCCTTCGGCGCATGGTGTGCGTTGGGGACGCGGTGGCCGGCCCCGCGCAGCCTCGTCCCCCTCGCTGCCCCCCCAGGCTCTTGCCCACCTCGAAGCCTACATCGACTTCAGCGAGGATGACAACGTGGAGGAAGAGGTGTTGTCTCGAGGtaagggggcggcggggggggggcacggcacCTTGTCCCTGCtgtcgtgtccccccccccccgccctcaCCGACGTGTCCCCGCAGTGGACGCGGCCGTGCGGGCGCTGGAGCAGGAGCTCGGAGCCCACCTGCAGGACGGGCGCCGGGGGGAGCTGCTCCGCGGGGGGGTCCACGCAGTCATCGCCGGCCCCCCCAACGTGGGGAAGAGCAGCCTGCTCAACCTGCTGTGTGAGTGGGGCGcggggggggctgctggtgacATTTAACCCCCCCACCCATCCCCTCATTTTGGGGACAGCAGCCACCTCCCCATCCCCGATGACGCTGCGCGGCCAGGAGGTCCCCGGCGTCGCCCCCACCCTGAGCTCCCcgtctccctcccccccccccgccccgttttcccccctccccaggccagCGCCCGGCAGCCATCGTGTCACCAGTGGCGGGCACCACGCGGGACGTGGTGGAGGTGTCCCTAAATGTCACCGGTTACCCCGTGGTGCTGAGCGACACCGCCGGGCTGCGCGACACCACCGACCCCGTGGAGCGCGAGGGCGTCAGCCGCGCACGGGACCGGTGAGCTGGGGACcaggattgggggggggggggacacagacAGGATTGGGGGGCACCCCCCCACACATTTTACGGTGTCAGGATGTGGCCCCGTGCCCCTGTCCCCGCAGGTTGCAGCGGGCAGACCTGGTGCTGGCCGTGCTGGACGCCACGGCCGTGCCCGCCGAGCCGGCGGCGCTGGGGGCTGCCGTGGGGTCCCTggt
This genomic interval from Aythya fuligula isolate bAytFul2 chromosome 26, bAytFul2.pri, whole genome shotgun sequence contains the following:
- the ANO8 gene encoding anoctamin-8 isoform X2: MPEPPAAAQEGERPPRRPPPAADERTEPPAPAGVLDKLFGKRLLQAGRYIMSHKAWMKTVPTENCDVLMTFPDTTDDHTLLWLLNHIRLGIPELIVQVRHHKHTRVYAFFVTATYESLLRGADEIGLRKPVKAEFGGGMRSFSCEEDYIYENIENELYFFTSQERQNIIRYWLENLRAKQGEALHNIHFLEGQPIIPELAARGVIQQVFPLHEQRILKRLMKSWVQAICEAQPLDEICDYFGVKIAMYFAWLGFYTSAMVYPAVFGSILYTFTESDQTSQDICCVVFAIFNVIWATLFLEEWKRRGAEFAYKWGTLDTPAESIEEPRPQFRGIKRISPVTSAEEFYYPPWKRLLFQCLVSLPVCLACLSFVFLVMLGCFQLQEFVLSIKELPRIIRFLPKIVLAVIVTTCDEVYKKIAYWLNDMENYRLQSAYEKHLIIKIVLFQFVNSYLSLFYIGFYLKDMERLKELLLIFSLSQSLMRQLKEALLPFIFLHLHLSLIFLKGLLGFCWRLGVSKMLATLLITRQFLQNVKEVSQPHLYRRLRRGDLSLRSLREVAHAVLRLLARPRVPPVPGAAPEGSRGEKKCLNGGCGVPEEEEEEEERRESDSEDESALDCGLKLKKVSFIEKAERRGTEPGGPEDESFLEEGSPTMVEKGMDPASVFELGEDEDEAEGPPGSPVKAAEPVAVLRGGRRRRAAESREEEEGEEEGRKRNRASWIDPPEEDYSTQLTQAEVESCMKKYEDTFQDYQEMFIQFGYVVLFSSAFPLAAMCALVNNVIEIRSDAFKLCTGLQRPFGQRVESIGQWQKVMEAMGVLAIVVNCYLIAQCGQLQRLFPWLSPEGAIISVVVLEHFALLLKYVIQVAIPDIPAWVAEEMAKLEYQRREAFKHERQAQHHFQQQQRRKREEEERQRHAEYQARKERESSRDEAKPEAAGQDPAHEKSQGKGKGSGGASHGSDKPKRPSSLLATNNVMKLKQIIPLQGKFLSGGAGAGSTAAARSPQSPTGSDNKLPGFLSFKFLKSPETKRDAGTEKVQSPTKPFNPGKLFNFGKSEGASGNGAAATASPQPRPGPSTDGGERPGPSKSHLNGVPEDGGREEPEPRAEEESGGYKL
- the ANO8 gene encoding anoctamin-8 isoform X1, encoding MPEPPAAAQEGERPPRRPPPAADERTEPPAPAGVLDKLFGKRLLQAGRYIMSHKAWMKTVPTENCDVLMTFPDTTDDHTLLWLLNHIRLGIPELIVQVRHHKHTRVYAFFVTATYESLLRGADEIGLRKPVKAEFGGGMRSFSCEEDYIYENIENELYFFTSQERQNIIRYWLENLRAKQGEALHNIHFLEGQPIIPELAARGVIQQVFPLHEQRILKRLMKSWVQAICEAQPLDEICDYFGVKIAMYFAWLGFYTSAMVYPAVFGSILYTFTESDQTSQDICCVVFAIFNVIWATLFLEEWKRRGAEFAYKWGTLDTPAESIEEPRPQFRGIKRISPVTSAEEFYYPPWKRLLFQCLVSLPVCLACLSFVFLVMLGCFQLQEFVLSIKELPRIIRFLPKIVLAVIVTTCDEVYKKIAYWLNDMENYRLQSAYEKHLIIKIVLFQFVNSYLSLFYIGFYLKDMERLKELLLIFSLSQSLMRQLKEALLPFIFLHLHLSLIFLKGLLGFCWRLGVSKMLATLLITRQFLQNVKEVSQPHLYRRLRRGDLSLRSLREVAHAVLRLLARPRVPPVPGAAPEGSRGEKKCLNGGCGVPEEEEEEEERRESDSEDESALDCGLKLKKVSFIEKAERRGTEPGGPEDESFLEEGSPTMVEKGMDPASVFELGEDEDEAEGPPGSPVKAAEPVAVLRGGRRRRAAESREEEEGEEEGRKRNRASWIDPPEEDYSTQLTQAEVESCMKKYEDTFQDYQEMFIQFGYVVLFSSAFPLAAMCALVNNVIEIRSDAFKLCTGLQRPFGQRVESIGQWQKVMEAMGVLAIVVNCYLIAQCGQLQRLFPWLSPEGAIISVVVLEHFALLLKYVIQVAIPDIPAWVAEEMAKLEYQRREAFKKHERQAQHHFQQQQRRKREEEERQRHAEYQARKERESSRDEAKPEAAGQDPAHEKSQGKGKGSGGASHGSDKPKRPSSLLATNNVMKLKQIIPLQGKFLSGGAGAGSTAAARSPQSPTGSDNKLPGFLSFKFLKSPETKRDAGTEKVQSPTKPFNPGKLFNFGKSEGASGNGAAATASPQPRPGPSTDGGERPGPSKSHLNGVPEDGGREEPEPRAEEESGGYKL